One stretch of Saccharomonospora xinjiangensis XJ-54 DNA includes these proteins:
- the lysA gene encoding diaminopimelate decarboxylase, translating to MCAHPAGPRHAEVHPHADQAGFPPSTSEELDRLYPKVWPRNTYRAPDGVVRIAGVDVRELAETYGTPLFVIDEVDFKARCAEYAEAFEDPALVHYAAKAFLCTEIARWVAGKGLSLDVCTGGELAVALRAEFPVERITFHGNNKSFAELEAAVEAGVGTVVLDSYHEIARLAEIAERHGVVQPVLIRVTVGVEAHTHEFIATAHEDQKFGFSLASGDAAEAVRRVLNSPSLKLVGLHSHIGSQIFDTDGFEVAARRVVGLLADLHKEHGSELLDQLSLVDLGGGFGISYTDRDNPPPPAQMITQIREIVRKECAFADLPVPRIAGEPGRAIAGPGTVTLYEVGTTKDVVLGDDASRRYVSVDGGMSDNIRTALYDAAYDCRLVSRSSDDGQPGEVRAVLSRVVGKHCESGDIVVRDCWLPDTLVPGDLLAVAATGAYCYSMASNYNKQPKPAVVAVRNGNHRLLLRRETNEDLFRLEVS from the coding sequence ATGTGCGCACACCCCGCGGGGCCTCGTCATGCGGAGGTTCACCCGCACGCGGACCAGGCGGGTTTCCCGCCGTCCACTTCGGAGGAGCTGGACCGGCTCTATCCGAAGGTCTGGCCACGGAACACCTACCGCGCTCCCGACGGTGTCGTCCGCATCGCGGGCGTGGACGTGCGGGAGCTCGCCGAGACGTACGGCACGCCGCTGTTCGTGATCGACGAAGTGGACTTCAAGGCGCGCTGCGCCGAGTACGCCGAGGCGTTCGAGGACCCGGCGCTCGTGCACTACGCAGCCAAGGCGTTCCTGTGCACGGAGATCGCCCGTTGGGTGGCGGGCAAGGGGCTCAGCCTCGACGTGTGCACCGGCGGTGAGCTGGCCGTCGCGTTGCGCGCGGAGTTCCCCGTGGAACGCATCACGTTCCACGGCAACAACAAGTCGTTCGCCGAACTGGAGGCCGCCGTCGAGGCGGGGGTGGGCACCGTGGTGCTCGACTCCTACCACGAGATCGCGCGACTCGCCGAGATCGCGGAGCGCCACGGGGTGGTGCAGCCGGTGCTGATCCGGGTCACCGTGGGTGTCGAGGCGCACACGCACGAGTTCATCGCCACGGCGCACGAAGACCAGAAGTTCGGCTTCTCACTCGCCTCCGGCGACGCGGCGGAGGCGGTGCGCCGAGTGCTCAACAGCCCGTCGCTCAAGCTCGTCGGCCTGCACAGCCACATCGGTTCCCAGATCTTCGACACCGACGGTTTCGAGGTCGCCGCCCGCCGAGTCGTCGGGCTGCTCGCCGACCTGCACAAGGAACACGGCTCCGAACTGCTCGACCAACTGTCCCTCGTGGACCTCGGCGGAGGCTTCGGCATCTCCTACACCGATCGCGACAATCCGCCCCCTCCCGCGCAGATGATCACGCAGATTCGCGAGATCGTGCGCAAGGAATGCGCGTTCGCCGACCTGCCCGTGCCCCGGATCGCGGGCGAGCCGGGCCGCGCCATCGCAGGGCCGGGCACGGTCACGCTGTACGAGGTGGGGACCACCAAGGACGTCGTGCTCGGTGACGACGCCTCACGACGCTACGTGAGTGTGGACGGCGGGATGAGTGACAACATCCGCACCGCCCTGTACGACGCGGCGTACGACTGCCGCCTCGTGTCGCGGTCGAGCGACGACGGCCAGCCGGGCGAGGTTCGCGCCGTGCTGTCCCGCGTCGTGGGAAAGCACTGTGAGTCCGGCGACATCGTCGTCCGCGACTGCTGGTTGCCGGACACCCTTGTGCCAGGAGACCTGCTCGCGGTGGCGGCGACGGGAGCGTACTGCTACTCGATGGCGAGCAACTACAACAAGCAGCCGAAGCCCGCTGTGGTGGCTGTGCGCAACGGCAACCACAGGCTGTTGCTGAGGCGGGAGACGAACGAGGACCTGTTCCGCCTGGAGGTGTCGTGA
- a CDS encoding homoserine dehydrogenase, whose product MSERRQTPVRVALLGCGTVGSEVARRLLGDAEELAARVGAPIELTGIAVRRPDKHPELPKELLTADASGLVESDVDVVIELIGGIEPVRGWLLTALRKGKSVVTGNKALLAEYGAELSAAASESGADLYYEAAVAGAIPLLRPLRESLAGDRITRVMGIVNGTTNFILSAMDSTGASYAETLDEATRLGYAEADPSADVDGYDAASKAAILASLAFHTRVTASDVYREGITGISASDIVAAQRLNRTVKLLAICERVAEGPEASESVSVRVHPVMIPRTHQLAGVGGAFNAVYVEAEAAGELMFYGQGAGGAPTASAVLGDLVAAARNRVAGGRGPRESMHAALPVRPMGETPTRYHISLDVADKPGVLAQIAQVFAVHDVSIAAVRQRDKHSTASLVVVTHLARDAALEATVNEISKLDVVREVVSVMRVEGEDS is encoded by the coding sequence GTGAGCGAGCGTCGTCAAACTCCGGTTCGGGTCGCGTTGCTGGGCTGCGGCACGGTCGGCAGCGAGGTCGCTCGGCGGTTGCTCGGCGACGCGGAGGAACTGGCCGCGCGGGTGGGCGCCCCGATCGAGCTGACCGGTATCGCGGTGCGCAGGCCTGACAAGCATCCCGAGTTGCCGAAAGAGTTGCTGACGGCCGATGCGAGCGGGCTCGTTGAGTCCGATGTGGACGTCGTGATCGAGTTGATCGGCGGCATCGAACCCGTGCGCGGCTGGCTGCTGACGGCTCTGCGCAAGGGCAAGTCCGTGGTCACGGGTAACAAGGCGCTGCTGGCGGAGTACGGAGCGGAACTCTCGGCAGCCGCGAGCGAGTCCGGCGCCGATCTCTACTACGAGGCGGCTGTGGCCGGTGCGATCCCGTTGCTCCGGCCGTTGCGGGAATCACTCGCGGGCGACCGCATCACGCGCGTGATGGGCATCGTCAACGGCACCACGAACTTCATCCTGTCCGCAATGGACTCCACGGGAGCGAGCTACGCCGAGACGCTGGACGAGGCGACCCGCCTCGGCTACGCGGAAGCGGACCCCAGCGCAGACGTTGACGGCTACGACGCCGCGTCCAAGGCGGCGATCCTCGCCTCGCTCGCGTTCCACACGAGGGTGACGGCCTCCGATGTGTACCGCGAGGGGATCACCGGCATCAGTGCGTCGGACATCGTGGCGGCGCAGCGGTTGAACCGCACGGTGAAGCTGCTCGCGATCTGTGAGCGCGTCGCGGAAGGTCCGGAGGCTTCCGAGTCGGTCTCGGTGCGCGTGCATCCTGTGATGATCCCGAGGACCCACCAGCTCGCTGGCGTCGGCGGCGCGTTCAACGCCGTTTACGTCGAGGCGGAGGCCGCAGGCGAACTGATGTTCTACGGGCAGGGCGCGGGAGGCGCGCCGACGGCCAGTGCGGTGCTCGGCGATCTCGTGGCCGCCGCGCGCAATCGCGTCGCTGGGGGAAGGGGTCCTCGCGAGTCGATGCACGCGGCCCTGCCGGTGCGACCGATGGGCGAGACGCCAACGCGCTACCACATCAGCCTCGACGTGGCCGACAAACCTGGTGTGCTCGCGCAGATCGCGCAGGTCTTCGCGGTGCACGACGTGAGCATCGCGGCCGTGCGGCAGCGGGACAAGCACTCGACGGCGAGCCTCGTGGTGGTGACACACCTTGCGCGGGACGCGGCGCTGGAGGCCACGGTGAACGAGATCAGCAAGCTCGACGTGGTGCGGGAAGTGGTCAGTGTGATGCGGGTGGAAGGCGAGGACTCGTGA
- the thrC gene encoding threonine synthase: MNARNSSAAGQGVRPGWPGIISAYADRIPIPEGAEIVTLGEGNTPLLFAPHLSELTGSTVYLKVEGANPTGSFKDRGMTVAITHALASGLKAVICASTGNTSASASAYAARAGLTTAVLVPQGKIALGKMAQAVLHGARILQIDGNFDDCLELARKTAADYPVTLVNSVNPVRLVGQKTAAWEICDALGEAPDIHCLPVGNAGNITAYWAGYTEYAADDMVSTVPRMFGFQAEGAAPLVKGEPVKDPETVATAIRVGSPASWRSAVKAKTESGGLFEAVSDERILDAYRLLARREGVFVEPASAASVAGLLLTAADGRLPKGSTVVCTVTGHGLKDPATALEGNVEVEPLAVDPGAVAAALEL; the protein is encoded by the coding sequence GTGAACGCGCGGAACTCATCGGCTGCGGGTCAGGGTGTGCGGCCCGGCTGGCCCGGCATCATCAGTGCCTACGCGGATCGGATCCCGATTCCCGAGGGCGCCGAGATCGTCACGCTCGGAGAGGGCAACACGCCGCTGCTGTTCGCTCCCCATCTGTCCGAACTCACCGGCAGCACCGTCTATCTCAAGGTGGAGGGCGCGAACCCGACCGGTTCGTTCAAGGACCGGGGCATGACGGTGGCGATCACGCACGCCCTCGCCAGCGGGTTGAAGGCCGTGATCTGTGCGTCCACGGGCAACACCTCGGCCTCGGCCTCCGCCTACGCGGCCCGCGCGGGGCTCACCACGGCAGTGCTGGTGCCGCAAGGCAAGATCGCGCTGGGCAAGATGGCGCAGGCCGTGTTGCACGGCGCCCGCATCCTCCAGATCGACGGCAACTTCGACGACTGCCTCGAACTGGCGCGCAAGACCGCGGCCGACTACCCGGTGACGCTGGTGAACTCGGTGAACCCCGTCCGGCTCGTCGGACAGAAGACGGCGGCGTGGGAGATCTGCGACGCGCTCGGCGAGGCACCCGACATCCACTGCCTCCCGGTCGGTAACGCGGGAAACATCACCGCCTACTGGGCCGGCTACACCGAGTACGCCGCCGACGACATGGTCAGCACGGTGCCTCGCATGTTCGGGTTCCAGGCCGAGGGTGCCGCTCCTTTGGTGAAGGGCGAGCCCGTGAAGGACCCGGAGACCGTGGCGACGGCGATCAGGGTGGGCAGCCCTGCCTCGTGGCGGTCGGCAGTGAAGGCGAAAACGGAAAGCGGCGGCCTGTTCGAGGCGGTGAGCGACGAACGCATCCTGGACGCCTACCGGCTTCTCGCTCGGCGCGAGGGCGTGTTCGTGGAGCCCGCGTCGGCGGCGAGTGTCGCGGGACTGCTGCTGACGGCGGCCGACGGCAGGCTCCCGAAGGGCTCGACGGTGGTGTGCACGGTCACGGGCCACGGGCTCAAGGACCCCGCCACGGCGTTGGAGGGCAACGTGGAGGTCGAGCCACTCGCCGTCGATCCCGGTGCCGTCGCGGCCGCGCTGGAACTGTGA
- the argS gene encoding arginine--tRNA ligase, which yields MTPAALADLVRVSAARIFTDRGLDHGILPEQVTVERPRNPEHGDYATNLALQVAKKAGLAPREFAQELADVISASPGIESAEVAGPGFLNLRLAADAQGLIVSQVLKAGADYGRGTAYEGRRINLEFVSANPTGPIHLGGTRWAAVGDALGRILASQGADVTREYYINDAGSQIDRFAESLIAAAQGAPVPEDGYAGAYIGDIAAEVLKRDPGALAQPDEQRHETFKRLGVELMLAEIKRSLSEFGTDFDVWFSEKSLHTSGELDRVLAELKESGSLYNDGEAWWLRSTEHGDDKDRVVIKSDGAPAYIAGDLAYLRDKLDRGFDTCVYMLGADHHGYIARLKAAAAAMGRDPGAVEVLIGQMVNLVRGGKPVRMSKRAGTVVTMEDLVEVVGVDAARYELCRYSVDSPLDVDLDLLRQRTNENPVFYVQYAHARLASLQRNAAELKLELRADADVSLLTHPREGDLIRTIGEFPSVLTKAAELREPHRVARYLESLASAYHKFYDVARVLPQGDEEPTPLTFARLALCEATRQVLANGLSLLGVSAPERM from the coding sequence GTGACTCCCGCCGCTCTCGCTGACCTCGTTCGCGTTTCCGCTGCCCGGATCTTCACCGATCGCGGGCTCGATCACGGCATCCTGCCCGAACAGGTGACGGTGGAGCGACCCCGGAATCCGGAGCACGGCGATTACGCGACGAATCTCGCGCTCCAGGTCGCGAAGAAGGCCGGGTTGGCGCCTCGGGAGTTCGCGCAGGAACTCGCCGATGTGATCTCCGCCTCACCAGGCATCGAGTCGGCCGAGGTGGCGGGGCCGGGGTTCCTCAACCTCCGGCTCGCGGCCGACGCGCAGGGGCTGATCGTGTCACAGGTGCTGAAGGCGGGCGCGGACTACGGACGCGGCACCGCCTACGAGGGGCGCCGGATCAACCTGGAGTTCGTCTCGGCCAACCCGACCGGCCCCATCCACCTCGGCGGCACGCGCTGGGCCGCCGTCGGTGACGCGCTCGGCCGCATCCTCGCCTCGCAGGGTGCCGACGTGACCCGCGAGTACTACATCAACGACGCGGGTTCGCAGATCGACCGGTTCGCCGAGTCGCTGATCGCCGCGGCGCAGGGTGCTCCCGTGCCGGAGGACGGCTACGCGGGCGCCTACATCGGCGACATCGCAGCCGAGGTCCTGAAGCGCGACCCCGGCGCGCTCGCCCAGCCGGACGAGCAGCGTCACGAGACGTTCAAGCGCCTCGGCGTCGAACTCATGCTCGCCGAGATCAAGCGGAGCCTCAGCGAGTTCGGCACCGACTTCGACGTCTGGTTCTCGGAGAAGTCGCTACACACGTCGGGGGAACTCGACCGCGTCCTCGCCGAACTCAAGGAATCGGGCAGCCTCTACAACGACGGCGAAGCCTGGTGGTTGCGCTCCACCGAGCACGGCGACGACAAGGACAGGGTTGTCATCAAGTCCGACGGCGCGCCCGCCTACATCGCCGGTGACCTCGCCTACCTCCGCGACAAGCTCGACCGCGGTTTCGACACGTGCGTCTACATGCTCGGGGCTGACCACCACGGTTACATCGCGCGGCTGAAGGCAGCGGCGGCTGCGATGGGGCGCGACCCGGGAGCCGTCGAGGTGCTGATCGGCCAGATGGTCAACCTGGTGCGCGGCGGCAAACCGGTGCGCATGAGCAAGCGCGCGGGCACCGTGGTCACGATGGAGGACCTCGTGGAGGTCGTCGGTGTCGATGCGGCGCGGTACGAGCTGTGCCGGTACTCCGTCGATTCCCCGCTGGACGTCGATCTGGACCTGCTCCGGCAGCGGACGAACGAGAACCCGGTGTTCTACGTCCAGTACGCGCACGCCAGGCTGGCCTCCCTGCAACGCAATGCGGCCGAGCTGAAACTCGAACTGCGGGCTGACGCGGACGTCAGCCTGCTGACACACCCGAGGGAGGGTGACCTGATCAGGACGATCGGGGAGTTCCCCTCGGTGTTGACGAAGGCGGCGGAGCTGCGGGAACCGCACCGCGTCGCCCGTTACCTGGAATCGCTGGCGTCGGCATACCACAAGTTCTACGACGTCGCGAGGGTCCTGCCGCAGGGTGACGAGGAGCCGACCCCGCTCACGTTCGCCCGGCTCGCGTTGTGTGAGGCGACCCGCCAGGTCCTCGCCAACGGGCTGTCACTGCTCGGAGTGTCCGCACCGGAGCGGATGTAG